The genomic region TTTTCTACCAGAAGGTCGGCCAGATTGAAGGTCCCCTCAAAGGAAAAAGGAAGGGACATCTTCCCTAACCAGGAATTCAATAAAACCTTACCCGTAAGGAGATAAACCAGATCTCTATTAAAAGGGTCTTTTTTACCTAAGGCCTGGAGGTCCTGAAACCTAATGGTGGCTGGAACGGCGATGGTGAAAGTCCCAAAAGCCGGGACTTCAAAAGGTTGATCCGATTCTCCGGTTGCCAATCGCTGCCCTTCCACGTCTAATCGATATTGATAGCCGGAAAACCGGCTGCTCATATCATTTGGATTGGAGACCTCGATGACCCCTTCGAAGGAAAAGGCCTCCTGATTGATATCGAGTATTCGAACTCTTTTCAGTTCGATGGGTGGATTTTGAAAGGCATAACC from Deltaproteobacteria bacterium harbors:
- a CDS encoding LEA type 2 family protein, whose translation is MCFGISRYLCFLIFLTLWSCSFGYAFQNPPIELKRVRILDINQEAFSFEGVIEVSNPNDMSSRFSGYQYRLDVEGQRLATGESDQPFEVPAFGTFTIAVPATIRFQDLQALGKKDPFNRDLVYLLTGKVLLNSWLGKMSLPFSFEGTFNLADLLVEKTRRFLQGL